A window of Ignavibacterium sp. contains these coding sequences:
- the glnA gene encoding type I glutamate--ammonia ligase — protein sequence MNKKQIQYCKEIIKKNKIEFIDLKANDLTGRLHHITLPYYDNILEKLVTEGVGFDGSSYGFKKVENSDMILVPDLETARIDPFRDAPTLSFYSHIVLTDQKRTPFSQDGRYLAKKAEGLLKEITGADKSWWGPEFEFYIFSKVEYDTRTASSYYRVEHAEEFYKKAYHAANPFDEYDDFRDEACKLLKAQGINVKYHHHEVGERGQQEIETYFADLLTTADNIITTKYILFNFAKQKGLYITFMPKPMYQQAGNGMHLHFYITKNGKNLFYKKGEYGNFSELGRYFIGGMLKHAPALSAFTNPSTNSYKRLVPGFEAPVALTYGMGNRAGAIRIPKYVSNPQETRFEYRPPDATANPYLCLVAMLLAGIDGVVNKIDPVKEGFGPYDKNFLEGDDVHKIHFLPRNLAEALDALEIDNDFLRRGNIFTDELLQQWIKTKNEEIHSIGTMPHPFEYKMYFNL from the coding sequence ATGAATAAAAAACAAATCCAATACTGCAAAGAGATAATTAAAAAGAATAAAATTGAGTTTATTGATCTTAAAGCAAACGATTTAACAGGAAGACTTCATCACATTACTCTTCCTTATTATGACAATATTCTTGAAAAGTTAGTAACCGAAGGAGTTGGTTTTGATGGTTCGAGTTATGGTTTTAAAAAAGTAGAAAACAGTGATATGATTCTTGTCCCTGATCTTGAAACTGCCCGTATTGATCCTTTTCGTGATGCCCCAACACTTAGTTTTTATTCTCACATCGTTCTTACTGATCAGAAGAGAACTCCATTTAGTCAGGATGGAAGATATCTTGCTAAAAAAGCCGAGGGTTTACTTAAAGAAATCACCGGAGCTGATAAGTCTTGGTGGGGTCCAGAATTTGAATTCTATATTTTTTCCAAAGTTGAATATGATACAAGAACAGCATCTTCATATTACCGTGTTGAACACGCCGAAGAATTTTACAAAAAAGCTTATCACGCAGCAAATCCATTTGATGAATATGATGATTTCAGAGATGAAGCTTGCAAACTTCTTAAAGCACAGGGAATAAATGTAAAATACCATCATCACGAAGTCGGTGAAAGAGGTCAGCAGGAAATTGAAACTTACTTCGCTGATTTATTAACAACTGCTGATAACATAATTACAACAAAATACATTCTTTTCAACTTTGCAAAGCAAAAAGGTCTTTACATAACTTTTATGCCCAAACCAATGTATCAGCAGGCAGGTAACGGAATGCATCTTCATTTCTACATAACTAAGAACGGAAAAAATCTTTTTTACAAAAAAGGTGAATATGGAAATTTCAGTGAGTTGGGAAGATATTTTATCGGTGGCATGTTGAAACACGCACCAGCATTATCAGCATTTACAAATCCAAGCACTAATTCTTATAAACGACTTGTTCCCGGATTTGAAGCTCCTGTTGCCTTGACTTATGGAATGGGAAATCGTGCAGGTGCAATCAGAATTCCAAAGTATGTTTCAAATCCACAGGAAACCAGATTTGAATATCGTCCACCTGATGCAACCGCAAATCCTTATCTTTGTCTTGTTGCAATGTTGCTTGCAGGAATTGATGGAGTAGTAAACAAAATTGATCCGGTTAAGGAAGGGTTTGGTCCGTATGATAAAAATTTTCTTGAAGGAGATGATGTTCATAAAATTCATTTTCTTCCTCGCAATCTTGCAGAAGCACTTGATGCTCTCGAAATAGATAATGATTTTTTGAGGCGTGGTAATATTTTTACTGATGAATTACTGCAGCAATGGATAAAAACCAAAAATGAGGAAATTCATTCAATTGGTACGATGCCTCATCCATTTGAATATAAAATGTATTTTAATTTATAA
- the eno gene encoding phosphopyruvate hydratase produces the protein MTTIVDIWAREILDSRGNPTIEVEVALESGVVGRAAVPSGASTGEHEAVELRDGDKNRYNGKGVLKAVENVNEKIAEELIDFDATDQVAIDNLLITLDGTENKSNLGANAMLGVSLACAKASAEFFGLPLYKYIGGVNAKTLPVPMMNILNGGKHADNNVDFQEFMIMPVGAPNFAEALRMGAETFHALKSVLKSKGYNTAVGDEGGFAPNLKSNEEAIEVILEAINKTGYKVGDEIAIALDPAASEFFIKEKNAYHLFKSAPDKIIPIEKMVDYWADWASKYPIVSIEDGLAEDDWDGWKLLTEKLGNKIQLVGDDLFVTNTERLAKGIELGVANSILIKVNQIGTLTETLDAIELAKINGYTSVISHRSGETEDTTIADIAVATNAGQIKTGSASRTDRIAKYNQLLRIEEELDTTAVFPGLSALNYNG, from the coding sequence ATGACTACCATAGTTGATATTTGGGCAAGAGAAATACTCGATTCAAGAGGAAACCCTACAATTGAAGTTGAAGTCGCACTTGAAAGTGGAGTTGTGGGAAGAGCAGCAGTTCCAAGTGGAGCTTCAACCGGTGAACACGAAGCAGTTGAACTTCGTGATGGAGATAAAAATCGTTACAATGGAAAAGGTGTTCTTAAGGCAGTTGAAAATGTAAACGAAAAAATTGCAGAAGAATTAATTGATTTTGATGCCACTGATCAGGTTGCAATTGATAATCTTTTAATTACTCTTGACGGAACTGAAAACAAGTCCAATCTTGGCGCAAATGCAATGCTTGGTGTTTCGCTCGCTTGCGCAAAAGCATCAGCAGAATTTTTTGGACTTCCGCTTTACAAATACATTGGTGGAGTGAATGCAAAAACTCTTCCTGTTCCTATGATGAATATTCTTAATGGTGGAAAGCACGCTGATAATAATGTTGATTTTCAGGAATTTATGATTATGCCTGTTGGTGCTCCAAATTTTGCTGAAGCATTAAGAATGGGTGCTGAAACATTTCACGCTTTGAAGTCAGTACTTAAAAGCAAAGGATACAATACAGCCGTTGGTGACGAAGGTGGATTTGCACCTAATCTAAAATCAAATGAAGAGGCTATTGAAGTTATTCTCGAGGCAATAAACAAAACAGGTTATAAAGTTGGTGATGAAATTGCTATCGCACTGGATCCTGCTGCCAGCGAATTCTTTATCAAAGAAAAAAATGCCTATCATCTTTTCAAATCTGCCCCCGATAAAATTATTCCTATTGAAAAAATGGTTGATTACTGGGCTGATTGGGCAAGTAAATATCCAATTGTTTCAATTGAAGATGGACTTGCAGAAGATGATTGGGATGGTTGGAAGTTGTTAACCGAAAAACTTGGAAACAAAATTCAGCTTGTGGGAGATGACTTGTTCGTTACTAACACAGAAAGACTTGCCAAAGGAATTGAACTTGGTGTTGCAAATTCAATCTTGATTAAAGTAAATCAGATTGGAACTTTGACTGAAACTCTGGATGCAATTGAACTTGCAAAAATTAATGGCTATACCTCTGTGATAAGTCATCGCAGCGGTGAGACCGAAGATACAACTATTGCAGACATCGCTGTTGCTACTAATGCAGGACAGATAAAAACAGGTTCGGCTTCAAGAACAGATCGTATCGCAAAATACAATCAGCTATTAAGAATAGAAGAAGAACTTGACACAACTGCTGTATTTCCGGGATTATCAGCTTTGAATTACAACGGTTAA
- a CDS encoding DUF4032 domain-containing protein — MDKKNLVINLNPEYQQELIDLPWNQPLEKWDSSEIKFLDVRKGVSKHLIRFIRTKNFSFAIKQTNPISAYFENESLIKLLQNGIHALRPVGYVFYKKNLFMKNSDPDNVLAFLITLLEEKSIPHSILFGWGFTEHNRKLIYEASAELIANLHFNNIYWGDASLANILVKFIKLKDENGRTFTELKAFLADAETVNFLKNISENQKQDDLNKFIQSIEEVNDALTGKKNLTIIEEDKKFFHKSYSEHLSLLIKTENFEKLTGLKVKKHFYKISDQYSLDSIIKQIEEHKWYLSEKASREIDMKDAAQDWIKNIYEPTINEFNQLKLFDLFPKTNSLKLYVDIMAHKYYVSLEQNKDVGISFAIKSYCERYSNQEQSSITRLVDNLIKRLAKIFPQRYNL; from the coding sequence ATGGATAAGAAAAATCTTGTTATAAATTTGAATCCTGAGTATCAACAGGAACTGATTGATTTGCCATGGAATCAACCACTTGAAAAGTGGGATTCCAGTGAAATAAAATTTCTTGATGTCAGAAAAGGAGTTTCGAAACATCTGATTCGATTTATAAGAACAAAAAATTTTTCTTTTGCAATTAAGCAGACAAATCCAATAAGTGCTTATTTTGAAAATGAATCACTGATTAAGCTTTTACAGAATGGAATACATGCATTGCGTCCTGTTGGATATGTTTTTTATAAAAAGAATTTATTTATGAAAAATTCCGATCCTGATAATGTGCTGGCTTTTCTGATTACATTACTTGAAGAAAAATCAATTCCGCATTCAATCCTGTTCGGTTGGGGCTTTACTGAGCATAACCGAAAACTAATTTATGAAGCTTCAGCAGAGCTTATCGCAAATTTGCATTTCAACAATATCTATTGGGGCGATGCTTCTTTAGCAAATATTCTGGTAAAGTTTATAAAGCTTAAAGATGAAAATGGCAGAACATTTACAGAACTGAAAGCATTTCTTGCTGATGCTGAAACAGTTAACTTTTTGAAAAATATTTCTGAGAATCAGAAGCAGGATGATTTAAATAAATTTATTCAATCCATAGAAGAAGTAAATGATGCTTTAACAGGAAAAAAGAACTTAACCATTATTGAAGAGGATAAAAAATTTTTTCATAAAAGTTATTCTGAGCATTTATCTCTTCTTATTAAAACAGAAAATTTTGAAAAACTAACCGGATTAAAAGTTAAAAAGCATTTCTATAAAATTTCTGATCAGTATTCACTCGATTCAATAATTAAACAAATTGAAGAACACAAATGGTACCTGAGTGAGAAAGCTTCAAGAGAAATTGATATGAAAGACGCTGCTCAAGACTGGATTAAAAATATTTATGAGCCAACAATTAACGAATTCAATCAGCTTAAACTGTTTGATTTATTTCCCAAAACAAATTCTCTAAAACTTTATGTTGATATAATGGCGCACAAATACTATGTAAGTCTTGAACAGAATAAAGATGTGGGAATATCATTCGCTATAAAAAGTTATTGCGAGAGATACTCAAATCAGGAACAGTCTTCAATAACCAGATTGGTTGATAATCTTATTAAACGATTAGCAAAGATTTTTCCACAAAGATATAATCTTTAA
- a CDS encoding cation:proton antiporter: MHTEILTLLLQLFALLSLAKILAEIAQRFNLPIVIGEIFAGIILGPSLLGNFQFYRDYFLPNQNSVNYLDVFVLIGSMLLLFIAGLQTDVKLLRHYSKNAFIITILSFSTSFLFTFIFVQFISPNLLSGFEKNLFLSLFVSSTLAISAISVVAKVLIDLNFIRRDFGQLAVAIGMIDETIIWIIISVLLGFVTATEFSFNSILYSAIKVIGFIAVGTILGKYLVSKFLTLTQNILKLKYKFLSLTFLTIFLFGLIAQLLNLEPVLGAFIAGLIFSQIPGVLDDTIDKVESVTFSVFAPIFFASAGLKVDIRDFANLNILIFSLLITLFASLGKAIGAYLSARFLSQFKHWLALSLSISLNTRGTIQIIIATIGLATGIISQEIFSAIIIASVISSLSAPILMKFVIKKIEPSEEEILRLKKEETFQKSILSKINRVLVPVRLRSDFNVANIKTIETKLLEKINSKKSLMVTLLTVVSENDKTTAQNFLNNLQSKLETLKVDKKIIVSEKPLESILENLKNGYDLLVVGATEKMNINDSVINPFIDNLIKLAPCYSLIISSSVKFQDKNLRKILVPVDGSLASKRAAELAFSFSDPETDEVHLLRVIERKLHNEQLIPDHTMFERQYEYAKAILDSIKEIGESFQIKTFTRIEVGENPEDVILRAANEYQFDLVVLGTEIKPGTDKLYLGPRVERILNNCSCPVAVFNSQ, translated from the coding sequence TTGCACACAGAAATTCTGACATTATTATTACAATTATTTGCTCTGTTATCTCTGGCAAAAATATTAGCTGAAATTGCTCAGAGGTTTAACTTACCAATAGTTATTGGTGAAATTTTTGCAGGAATAATTTTAGGACCATCCTTACTGGGGAATTTTCAGTTTTACAGGGATTATTTTTTACCGAATCAAAACTCTGTTAATTACCTTGATGTATTTGTACTCATTGGCTCAATGCTTTTACTATTCATTGCAGGATTGCAAACTGATGTTAAGCTATTAAGACATTATTCAAAAAATGCATTTATCATTACTATTTTATCTTTTAGCACCTCTTTTCTATTTACATTTATATTTGTTCAATTCATATCACCAAATCTTCTTTCCGGATTTGAAAAAAATTTATTTCTCTCTCTCTTTGTATCATCCACTTTAGCCATATCTGCAATATCTGTTGTTGCTAAAGTATTAATTGATTTAAACTTCATACGAAGAGACTTTGGCCAGCTTGCGGTGGCAATAGGAATGATTGATGAAACAATTATATGGATAATTATTTCTGTGCTTTTAGGTTTCGTTACTGCAACTGAATTTTCTTTCAACTCGATTTTATATTCAGCAATAAAGGTAATAGGATTTATTGCTGTTGGAACAATTTTGGGGAAATATCTGGTAAGCAAATTTCTAACTCTTACACAAAATATTCTGAAGCTAAAGTATAAATTTCTCTCACTAACCTTTTTGACAATTTTTCTTTTTGGATTGATTGCTCAGTTATTGAATCTTGAACCTGTGTTAGGAGCTTTTATTGCCGGATTAATATTTTCCCAAATTCCCGGAGTGCTTGATGATACAATCGATAAAGTTGAAAGTGTAACTTTCTCAGTATTTGCACCAATCTTTTTTGCTTCTGCTGGTTTAAAAGTTGACATAAGAGATTTTGCTAACCTTAACATATTAATTTTCAGCTTATTGATTACTCTTTTTGCATCATTGGGAAAAGCAATCGGTGCTTATTTAAGTGCGCGTTTCCTATCGCAGTTCAAGCATTGGTTGGCATTAAGTCTAAGTATAAGCCTGAATACGAGGGGAACTATTCAAATAATTATTGCTACAATCGGATTAGCAACCGGAATAATATCACAGGAAATTTTTTCCGCAATTATTATTGCTTCTGTTATCAGTTCCCTTTCAGCCCCAATTTTGATGAAGTTTGTAATTAAAAAAATTGAACCAAGTGAAGAAGAAATATTAAGGTTAAAAAAGGAAGAGACTTTTCAGAAAAGCATCCTTTCCAAAATTAATCGTGTACTAGTTCCTGTAAGATTAAGAAGTGATTTTAATGTAGCCAATATAAAAACTATTGAGACCAAGCTTCTGGAAAAAATAAACTCCAAAAAATCTCTCATGGTTACTTTGTTGACTGTAGTATCTGAAAATGACAAAACCACTGCACAAAATTTCCTTAACAACCTTCAATCAAAACTTGAAACATTAAAAGTAGATAAAAAAATAATTGTTTCAGAAAAACCACTGGAAAGTATTTTAGAGAATTTAAAGAATGGCTACGACTTGTTAGTCGTCGGCGCAACCGAAAAGATGAACATTAACGATTCTGTTATAAATCCATTTATAGATAACCTGATAAAATTAGCGCCTTGTTATTCATTGATAATCAGCAGCTCCGTCAAATTTCAAGATAAAAACTTAAGGAAGATACTTGTTCCCGTTGATGGTTCATTGGCTTCGAAAAGAGCTGCTGAACTTGCCTTCTCTTTTTCAGATCCGGAAACCGATGAAGTGCATCTTCTAAGAGTTATAGAAAGAAAATTACACAATGAACAATTGATACCCGACCACACAATGTTTGAGCGTCAATATGAGTACGCAAAAGCAATATTGGATTCGATTAAAGAAATAGGAGAATCGTTTCAGATTAAAACTTTTACAAGAATTGAAGTGGGCGAAAATCCGGAAGATGTAATTTTAAGAGCTGCTAATGAATATCAATTTGATTTGGTTGTCTTAGGGACTGAAATTAAACCAGGTACTGATAAATTGTATCTTGGTCCTCGCGTTGAAAGAATACTGAACAATTGTTCCTGCCCTGTTGCAGTATTCAACTCGCAATAA
- a CDS encoding molybdenum cofactor guanylyltransferase has product MYSDITGVILAGGKSSRMGTNKSFLKIGNQTIIERISDLMKSIFSEVIIITNSPDEYKFLNIPIFEDIYKWKGPLAGIHSALVHSATEKIFVLSCDVPLMSREMVEYIVNYKCEKPIVFCEAAGYHQPLVGVYSKVILSEVENFISTTEVSDKSFHHFLKTVEAEIIHPEKLSFYKDELFFNVNRPEDFEKLKKIFIHNN; this is encoded by the coding sequence ATGTATTCTGATATAACCGGAGTCATTCTTGCTGGTGGTAAAAGCTCTCGAATGGGAACGAACAAATCGTTTCTTAAGATTGGTAACCAAACAATCATCGAAAGAATTTCTGATCTGATGAAATCCATTTTTTCAGAAGTTATAATAATTACGAACTCGCCTGACGAATATAAATTTCTTAACATTCCAATTTTCGAAGATATTTATAAATGGAAAGGACCGCTCGCAGGAATTCATTCGGCACTTGTTCACTCAGCAACGGAAAAAATATTTGTGCTTTCTTGTGATGTTCCTTTAATGAGTCGTGAGATGGTTGAATACATTGTTAATTACAAATGTGAAAAACCGATTGTCTTTTGCGAAGCTGCCGGTTATCATCAGCCGTTGGTTGGAGTTTATTCGAAAGTAATTTTGAGTGAAGTTGAAAATTTTATTTCAACTACTGAGGTTAGTGATAAGTCATTCCATCATTTTCTGAAAACTGTTGAAGCAGAAATCATCCATCCCGAAAAACTTTCCTTTTATAAAGATGAATTATTTTTCAATGTGAACAGACCGGAGGATTTTGAAAAACTAAAAAAAATTTTCATTCATAATAATTAA
- the glp gene encoding gephyrin-like molybdotransferase Glp, with protein sequence MINYNKALEIIKHEIEKLTLHTEEVDIYESFNRILAEDVIADVDLPPFDNSAVDGYAIKYSDRKEWKIIGEISAGNYSAFNLTENDAVMITTGSKLPANADTVIPIEDVEVEGDLLKLQPNAFIKKGMNIRTQGNDLRKNEIAIHSFTKIDAKTIAVLASCGKDKVKVFSKLKAAILATGDELIPINEKPEGDKLRVSNIYSLYSAIKEMNHTVINLGFTKDDKEIITQKVKAALEMDINLFITTGGVSVGRYDFLKEVFEEQGVKEKFWKVNIKPGKPIYFGVYEKDERRILVFGLPGNPVSSLVNFYVFIKPAIDFLFKQNEMNLLTATLQNDLKKKDGKRHFSRGILFEENGEWKVTSEFSQSSGNLVEMSRANCLIEIEEDRMNPKKGEKVKCILI encoded by the coding sequence ATGATAAATTATAATAAAGCACTTGAAATAATTAAACACGAAATTGAAAAATTAACTCTTCACACAGAAGAAGTTGATATTTATGAATCATTCAATCGTATTCTTGCAGAAGATGTAATTGCTGATGTTGATTTGCCTCCGTTTGATAATTCGGCAGTTGATGGATATGCTATCAAATATTCTGACAGAAAAGAATGGAAAATTATTGGGGAAATTTCAGCGGGAAATTATTCTGCTTTCAATCTTACTGAGAATGATGCAGTTATGATAACAACTGGCAGTAAACTTCCGGCAAATGCTGATACTGTAATTCCAATTGAGGATGTTGAAGTAGAAGGTGATTTACTAAAACTGCAACCGAATGCTTTCATCAAAAAAGGAATGAACATTCGCACACAAGGAAATGATTTGAGGAAAAACGAAATTGCAATCCATAGCTTCACAAAAATTGATGCAAAGACAATTGCTGTACTTGCAAGCTGTGGAAAAGATAAAGTGAAAGTCTTTTCAAAATTAAAAGCTGCAATTCTCGCAACCGGCGATGAATTAATTCCAATCAATGAAAAACCAGAGGGCGACAAATTAAGAGTCTCGAACATTTATTCTCTTTATTCTGCAATAAAAGAAATGAATCACACGGTAATCAATCTTGGTTTCACGAAAGATGATAAAGAAATTATAACACAAAAAGTAAAAGCCGCTTTGGAAATGGACATTAATTTGTTCATAACAACTGGTGGAGTGTCAGTTGGCAGATACGATTTTCTGAAAGAAGTTTTTGAAGAACAAGGTGTGAAAGAAAAATTCTGGAAAGTGAACATCAAACCCGGTAAACCAATTTACTTTGGAGTTTATGAAAAAGATGAACGTAGAATTTTAGTGTTTGGTCTGCCCGGCAATCCGGTATCATCGCTGGTTAATTTTTATGTATTCATCAAACCGGCGATTGATTTTTTATTTAAACAAAATGAAATGAATTTATTGACGGCTACATTGCAGAATGATTTAAAGAAAAAAGATGGAAAGCGCCACTTCTCACGCGGAATTTTATTTGAAGAAAACGGCGAGTGGAAAGTCACTTCAGAATTTTCGCAGTCATCCGGAAATCTTGTTGAGATGAGTCGTGCGAATTGTCTGATAGAAATTGAAGAAGATAGAATGAATCCAAAAAAAGGAGAAAAAGTGAAATGTATTCTGATATAA